In the Anastrepha obliqua isolate idAnaObli1 chromosome 1, idAnaObli1_1.0, whole genome shotgun sequence genome, one interval contains:
- the LOC129253461 gene encoding uncharacterized protein LOC129253461, which produces MLYQLLVCCVWSWYLEVSAAAIPINYNNFAVIQPNTTNFTQGFQNLLQRVQVERRIYSFFLLRNLPSDCVDEQLPLNFALPVLQLNESKTVYVRNTGNSYLLAVVCMKSLINKNFLLKFGMDMQHIRTRSILAIYNENLASSTESEIVTFFKNCEQLKFLNVILIHRDFATTHVYHSFNQFPSFELETRNMRSTSPIYPNRLKDVGGKKLRTLVDQVEPMSMLFRRNKTLILEGYIGFFLKTFARRHKFSLWLPELYEPTAEHVLYMEEIRQAARNGSIDVGASLSTPQKEANLHEYIYPVSFFQWLTMLPMEPTLEIFSFFIMVFEPPVIATLFTIVWLLCVVDVIQVKLTLRSFRWNRKMLWFLIIPWHLDLLRGLLCQSSSIRFNYISRRILFMLIFALGGTINSFFSTNLVNWFTVPPHEKPIEEFTQVAERNLKIQVAEPDIAAIKFYRGEAFWNKHSHIFKVVKTFEEYQDNIRKLDSQYGYVMATMTWPIIEERQKYFVHPIFRLSESLYYTKGSLLSLPISENSMYKDILSDFCLRSQESGLLNFWYKKTFFAMVKLGRIDLKDPSNKYKSEMLTLKELEWVWLAYWVGIGLSGISFLLERAWNIHLQYNY; this is translated from the coding sequence ATGTTGTATCAGCTACTAGTTTGCTGCGTTTGGTCGTGGTATTTAGAAGTTTCCGCGGCTGCTATACCAATCAATTATAACAACTTTGCGGTTATACAACCGAACACTACCAATTTTACACAGGGATTCCAAAATCTCTTGCAACGAGTTCAAGTGGAAAGGAGGATTTATAGCTTTTTCCTGCTAAGAAACCTGCCCTCGGATTGTGTCGACGAGCAGTTACCATTGAATTTCGCGTTACCAGTCCTTCAGCTGAACGAAAGCAAAACTGTGTATGTACGCAACACTGGCAACAGCTACCTATTAGCAGTAGTATGCATGAAGAGTCTTATCAATAAGAACTTTCTACTCAAATTTGGTATGGATATGCAACACATACGCACGAGAAGTATCTTGGCTATATACAACGAAAATCTTGCATCTAGTACCGAATCTGAAATTgtgacatttttcaaaaattgcgaGCAGCTAAAGTTTCTAAACGTTATACTCATACATCGGGATTTCGCAACTACACACGTCTACCATTCATTCAACCAATTCCCCTCTTTCGAATTGGAAACTCGGAACATGCGCTCCACCTCTCCCATCTATCCAAATCGTCTTAAGGATGTGGGTGGAAAGAAATTACGTACATTGGTTGACCAAGTTGAGCCGATGAGCATGTTGTTCAGGAGAAATAAAACACTCATTTTGGAAGGCTACATTGGCTTCTTTCTGAAGACGTTTGCTAGGAGACACAAGTTTTCATTATGGTTGCCTGAGCTTTATGAACCAACTGCAGAACATGTGCTCTATATGGAGGAAATACGCCAAGCGGCACGCAACGGTTCGATTGATGTAGGTGCGAGTTTATCGACTCCTCAAAAGGAAGCAAATTTACATGAATACATCTATCCCGTATCGTTCTTTCAGTGGCTAACCATGCTGCCGATGGAGCCAACTTTGGAAATATTCTCCTTTTTTATCATGGTATTTGAACCCCCAGTTATAGCTACGCTCTTTACCATTGTGTGGTTGTTATGTGTTGTTGATGTGATTCAAGTAAAACTGACACTCAGAAGTTTTCGTTGGAATCGTAAAATGCTGTGGTTTCTTATAATTCCCTGGCATTTGGATTTGCTGCGTGGTCTTCTTTGCCAGTCCTCCTCCATACGATTCAACTACATCTCTCGACGCATCCTCTTCATGCTAATCTTCGCATTAGGTGGTACCATAAATAGTTTCTTCTCCACGAATTTGGTAAATTGGTTCACAGTTCCGCCACACGAGAAACCCATTGAGGAGTTCACACAAGTTGCTGAACGCAATCTGAAGATACAAGTCGCGGAACCAGATATAGCTGCGATAAAATTCTATCGTGGTGAAGCTTTTTGGAACAAACATAGCCATATTTTCAAGGTTGTGAAGACTTTTGAAGAATATCAGGATAATATACGTAAACTGGACTCGCAATATGGTTACGTTATGGCCACAATGACATGGCCAATAATTGAAGAGCGACAAAAGTATTTTGTGCATCCAATATTTCGTTTATCGGAAAGTCTGTATTACACAAAGGGCTCCCTACTGAGTCTACCCATAAGTGAGAACTCGATGTATAAGGATATTTTGAGCGATTTTTGTCTACGGTCACAAGAATCtggtttattaaatttctggtataaaaaaactttctttgCGATGGTCAAATTAGGACGTATTGATCTTAAAGACCccagtaataaatataaaagcgaGATGCTCACATTGAAAGAGCTCGAATGGGTGTGGCTAGCATATTGGGTCGGAATAGGATTGAGTGGAATATCATTTTTACTAGAGAGGGCTTGGAATATACACTTACAATATAATTATTAG